One Microplitis demolitor isolate Queensland-Clemson2020A chromosome 2, iyMicDemo2.1a, whole genome shotgun sequence DNA segment encodes these proteins:
- the LOC103573503 gene encoding chloride intracellular channel exc-4 produces the protein MADEGNENGTSNGEVPEIELIIKASTIDGRRKGACLFCQEYFMDLYLLAELKTISLKVTTVDMQKPPPDFRTNFQATPPPILIDGGDAILENEKIERHIMKNIPGGHNLFIQDKEVATLVENLFSKLKLLLLNAKEKDKDPKSSSLMAHLRKIDEHLGRKGTRFLTGDTMCCFDCELMPRLQHIRVAGKYFADFEIPETLVNLWRYMHHMYRLDAFLQSCPADQDIINHYKLQQSMKMKKHEELETPTFTTSIPIEVNDD, from the exons aTGGCGGACGAGGGAAATGAAAATGGTACCAGCAACGGCGAAGTTCCTGAAATTGAATTGATAATtaag GCTTCAACAATTGACGGAAGAAGAAAAGGCGCATGCCTATTTTGTCAGGAATATTTTATGGATCTATATTTACTTGctgaattaaaaacaatttctcTAAAAGTAACGACAGTTGATATGCAAAAACCACCACCAGATTTCCGTACTAATTTCCAAGCAACTCCACCGCCAATTCTTATCGATGGTGGCGACGCTATtttggaaaatgaaaaaatagaaagacatattatgaaaaatattccaGGTGGTCATAATCTTTTTATACAAGACAAAGAAGTCGCTACACTTGTTGAAAATCTTTTCAGT aaaCTAAAATTGCTTTTACTTAACGCTAAGGAAAAAGACAAGGATCCAAAGTCATCATCGCTAATGGCGCATTTACGTAAAATAGATGAACACTTGGGTCGCAAAGGAACGCGTTTTCTTACCGGCGATACCATGTGCTGCTTTGACTGTGAATTGATGCCACGTTTGCAGCACATCAGAGTTGCTGGGAAATACTTTGCAGACTTTGAAATACCCGAGACATTAGTAAATTTGTGGCGATACATGCATCATATGTACAGACTTGATGCCTTCTTGCAGAGTTGTCCGGCAGATCAGGATATTATTAATCACTATAAGCTCCAACAG agcatgaaaatgaaaaaacacgAGGAACTCGAAACGCCGACTTTCACCACGAGCATCCCCATCGAGGTCAACgacgactaa
- the LOC103573505 gene encoding tetratricopeptide repeat protein 12-like isoform X1 codes for MQPETMLNLRWDIFASHLSSTLDYCYEKQHFVDLSLGLCAMEQVNSFSDDKIKVLENLSLDKNVTEEEFSNFMQRVTEVEKIVKKLNSNDCKDQEEGKILADYILEGNKNFDSKDADGLKIKTNRTVINKSLKNETDGNEMPRKAFMKTMEADARKRSEDRKVRNERADTFKRIGNGAFGVGDFEKAVTYYGKAIEQRKDSAVIWNNRALSYIRLGLYEKALQDCEWALKVNDSNIKALLNSAKCYAYLGNNKKRDEFIQLAKERVPKFSNYIKDFEKALKENPNDEEII; via the exons atgcaacCAGAGACAATGTTGAATTTACGGTGGGATATTTTTGCATCTCACTTGTCTTCAACTTTAGATTATTGTTACGAAAAACAACATTTCGTAGACTTATCACTG ggATTGTGTGCAATGGAACAAGTAAATTCATTTtctgatgataaaataaaggTTTTGGAAAATTTGTCCCTGGATAAAAATGTTACGGAAGaggaattttcaaattttatgcaACGTGTTACTGAAGTcg aGAAAATTGTGAAGAAATTAAATTCGAATGACTGCAAGGATCAAGAGGAAGGAAAAATTTTAGCGGATTACATTTTAgagggaaataaaaattttgatagcaAAGATGCCGatggtttgaaaataaaaacaaacagaacagtgataaataaaagtttaaaaaatgaaaccgACGGAAATGAAATGCCTAGAA AAGCTTTTATGAAAACAATGGAAGCGGATGCGAGAAAACGTTCAGAGGATCGGAAAGTTCGTAATGAGCGGGCAGATACGTTTAAAAGAATAGGAAACGGCGCATTCGGAGTCGGAGATTTTGAAAAAGCGGTGACTTATTATGGGAAAGCTATTGAGCAGCGTAAAGACAGCGCTGTTATATGGAACAATCGCGCGCTTTCTTACATCAGACTCGGGTTGTATGAAAAAGCTCTGCAGGACTGCGAGTGGGCTCTGAAGGTCAATGACTCGAATATAAAAGCTCTTTTGAATAGCGCCAAGTGCTATGCTTACTTAGGAAACAACAAAAAACGCGATGAGTTCATTCAACTTGCGAAAGAACGTGTTcccaaattttcaaattacatCAAAG ATTTTGAAAAGGCATTGAAAGAGAATCCTAATGatgaagaaattatttaa
- the LOC103573505 gene encoding tetratricopeptide repeat protein 12-like isoform X2 yields MEQVNSFSDDKIKVLENLSLDKNVTEEEFSNFMQRVTEVEKIVKKLNSNDCKDQEEGKILADYILEGNKNFDSKDADGLKIKTNRTVINKSLKNETDGNEMPRKAFMKTMEADARKRSEDRKVRNERADTFKRIGNGAFGVGDFEKAVTYYGKAIEQRKDSAVIWNNRALSYIRLGLYEKALQDCEWALKVNDSNIKALLNSAKCYAYLGNNKKRDEFIQLAKERVPKFSNYIKDFEKALKENPNDEEII; encoded by the exons ATGGAACAAGTAAATTCATTTtctgatgataaaataaaggTTTTGGAAAATTTGTCCCTGGATAAAAATGTTACGGAAGaggaattttcaaattttatgcaACGTGTTACTGAAGTcg aGAAAATTGTGAAGAAATTAAATTCGAATGACTGCAAGGATCAAGAGGAAGGAAAAATTTTAGCGGATTACATTTTAgagggaaataaaaattttgatagcaAAGATGCCGatggtttgaaaataaaaacaaacagaacagtgataaataaaagtttaaaaaatgaaaccgACGGAAATGAAATGCCTAGAA AAGCTTTTATGAAAACAATGGAAGCGGATGCGAGAAAACGTTCAGAGGATCGGAAAGTTCGTAATGAGCGGGCAGATACGTTTAAAAGAATAGGAAACGGCGCATTCGGAGTCGGAGATTTTGAAAAAGCGGTGACTTATTATGGGAAAGCTATTGAGCAGCGTAAAGACAGCGCTGTTATATGGAACAATCGCGCGCTTTCTTACATCAGACTCGGGTTGTATGAAAAAGCTCTGCAGGACTGCGAGTGGGCTCTGAAGGTCAATGACTCGAATATAAAAGCTCTTTTGAATAGCGCCAAGTGCTATGCTTACTTAGGAAACAACAAAAAACGCGATGAGTTCATTCAACTTGCGAAAGAACGTGTTcccaaattttcaaattacatCAAAG ATTTTGAAAAGGCATTGAAAGAGAATCCTAATGatgaagaaattatttaa
- the LOC103573564 gene encoding UPF0415 protein C7orf25 homolog: protein MEELFKNLEEKIESGYKMMEKLKNLERKIDGADKLSRKINQEVKFLTKVRSTGNVKKEYLQSTNLIHLNAIIERLLISKDAMSVMKPFKFKNSRLEVDIVCDSGSSWVKVIARNPRALTLISQGNGEFGQKSVIDQAESYLSCANLHPHRYKPPDIIFYFACGIENTLATRLEQLGVLIEGQRIDSVDPLDADSSICPSPDDINLLESLESLSLQSSDIKTLNLDVSTLLAYVSNMTNGRANFDYLEPLLTLQAEWERLRPVKPVLDKIFNGKKLIVCKTAYNNFMEIIGIIGGVNETKRTQELIKRVTIVDDAVDGRVIDLSVGGKIKNRSRIVFASGEKYKSITVSANEGFVRAARMQGIECTVILHEPRSLSEIKEKNAKVLES from the exons atggaggagttatttaaaaatttggaagaaaaaatagaaagtGGCTACAAAatgatggaaaaattaaaaaatctcgaAAGAAAAATAGACGGAGCTGATAAATTGTCACGTAAAATAAATCAAGAAGTCAAATTTCTTACAAAG GTGCGATCTACAGGTAACGTGAAGAAGGAATATCTCCAGAGTACGAATTTAATTCACTTGAATGCAATTATCGAACGATTATTGATATCGAAAGATGCGATGAGTGTCATGAAaccattcaaatttaaaaattcacgcCTGGAAGTTGACATCGTTTGTGACAGCGGCAGCTCCTGGGTGAAAGTAATCGCGCGAAACCCTCGAGCCCTGACGTTAATTTCACAGGGTAACGGAGAATTTGGCCAGAAATCAGTAATCGATCAAGCCGAGTCTTATTTATCATGTGCGAATCTTCACCCTCATCGTTACAAACCACCggacattattttttacttcgcTTGTGGCATCGAAAACACCCTGGCGACGAGACTCGAACAGCTGGGAGTCTTGATCGAGGGCCAAAGGATTGATTCCGTTGATCCActtg atGCTGATTCGTCAATTTGTCCAAGTCCGGATGACATCAACTTGTTGGAGTCACTGGAGTCATTGAGCCTCCAGTCGAGTGATATTAAGACACTTAATCTTGATGTATCAACCTTACTTGCCTACGTTAGCAATATGACAAATGGTAGAGCTAATTTCGATTACCTGGAGCCTTTGCTAACTCTGCAAGCCGAATGGGAAAGACTGCGACCAGTTAAACCGGTTctggataaaatatttaatggaaaaaaattaattgtttgtaaaacggcttataataatttcatggAGATCATTGGTATCATTGGTGGAGTCAACGAGACCAAGAGAACTCAGGAATTGATAAAACGTGTTACTATTGTTGATGATGCTGTTGATGGCAGAGTTATTGATCTATCAGTTGgtggtaaaattaaaaatagatcgAGAATTGTTTTTGCTAGTggggaaaaatataaaagtataactGTATCTGCCAATGAAGGTTTTGTACGCGCAGCAAGAATGCag gGCATTGAATGTACAGTAATTTTACACGAGCCAAGATCattatctgaaataaaagaaaaaaatgcaaaagTTCTGGAGTCgtga
- the LOC103573506 gene encoding uncharacterized protein LOC103573506 isoform X2, translating to MSKGKVIENPEVPGFERILPPPPIILSSEITVDPSVLTAPPPPPPPLPSPSPAAIDPSVITSPPPPPAPVPAPVPGPGPVPAPGAMQPLMNSYYANPIPPQSVPWWIPTEADTQDTYPWYADHNPRAAFIQTEKPKPKVQKRKHDVIDPVQDAEKVAAAQRELTSLMKPLKCDLCNAVMNSTLQAKLHYDGKPHQKKVSMYLNQSVKRIKSDSGTVNTVTNNDWDSYCDVCKTWFTSQTDAAQHYAGKKHIRATTGASKHKTHKKNSNQVPVDPTGRFGIGTGFHGNNSVPVAPVIVPPVAPPVAPPVIPVAAPIVQVAPVPPVPAVSEIGVGSPGVAGLEGFAPGAASYVQEPTTIDYSIYRTPSGSYYCAPCNKSFTSENSFGQHVESKKHKNQVNIKTQCNQTTTGNKKDKKKKKKQINKL from the exons atgtctAAAGGAAAAGTTATTGAGAATCCAGAAGTGCCAG gTTTTGAACGAATTCTGCCACCGCCGCcgattattttatcatcagaAATTACAGTGGATCCTTCAGTTCTGACAGCACCACctccaccaccaccaccattACCGTCACCGTCACCAGCAGCTATTGATCCGAGTGTGATAACGTCGCCACCACCTCCACCGGCACCAGTACCAGCGCCAGTACCAGGTCCTGGACCTGTTCCTGCTCCTGGAGCAATGCAGCCGCTGATGAATTCATATTATGCTAATCCCATTCCACCTCAGTCTGTTCCCTGGTGGATTCCTACGGAAGCCGACACCCAGGACACGTATCCATGGTACGCTGATCACAATCCGCGAGCAGCTTTTATCCAAACAGAAAAACCTAAACCAAAAGTACAAAAACGTAAACATGATGTCATTGATCCTGTTCAAGATGCTg aaaaaGTTGCGGCTGCTCAGCGTGAATTGACATCATTAATGAAACCACTTAAATGCGATCTTTGCAATGCCGTT ATGAATTCAACGCTGCAGGCTAAATTACATTATGATGGTAAACCTCATCAGAAAAAAGTATCCATGTACCTTAACCAGAGTGTAAAGAGGATTAAAAGTGACTCTGGGACAGTCAATACCGTTACCAATAATGACTGGGACAGTTACTGCGAT gtaTGTAAGACCTGGTTTACGTCGCAAACTGACGCAGCTCAGCATTACGCTGGAAAAAAACACATAAGAGCGACAACTGGAGCTTCTAAacacaa gacgcacaaaaaaaattcaaaccaaGTCCCGGTGGATCCGACTGGTAGATTTGGAATTGGAACGGGTTTCCATGGGAACAACAGCGTTCCGGTTGCTCCAGTCATAGTGCCGCCGGTAGCACCTCCAGTGGCGCCTCCAGTAATTCCAGTAGCGGCCCCGATAGTCCAGGTCGCACCTGTTCCGCCCGTGCCAGCTGTTAGCGAGATTGGTGTAGGATCACCGGGCGTTGCTGGACTCGAGGGATTCGCACCTGGAGCAGCGAGTTACG TGCAAGAACCCACGACAATCGACTATTCGATTTATCGTACGCCTTCTGGTTCTTACTACTGTGCGCCGTGCAACAAGTCGTTCACATCGGAAAATAGCTTTGGGCAACATGTGGAAAgtaaaaaacacaaaaaccAAGTAAACATAAAAACACAGTGCAATCAAACAACGACTGGtaataaaaaagacaaaaagaaaaaaaaaaaacaaataaataaattgtaa
- the LOC103573506 gene encoding zinc finger protein 346-like isoform X1, which translates to MSKGKVIENPEVPGFERILPPPPIILSSEITVDPSVLTAPPPPPPPLPSPSPAAIDPSVITSPPPPPAPVPAPVPGPGPVPAPGAMQPLMNSYYANPIPPQSVPWWIPTEADTQDTYPWYADHNPRAAFIQTEKPKPKVQKRKHDVIDPVQDAEKVAAAQRELTSLMKPLKCDLCNAVMNSTLQAKLHYDGKPHQKKVSMYLNQSVKRIKSDSGTVNTVTNNDWDSYCDVCKTWFTSQTDAAQHYAGKKHIRATTGASKHKTHKKNSNQVPVDPTGRFGIGTGFHGNNSVPVAPVIVPPVAPPVAPPVIPVAAPIVQVAPVPPVPAVSEIGVGSPGVAGLEGFAPGAASYGMALRCDLCGVSANRLEQLETHRRGARHLKMMRMSGLAPPESMQEPTTIDYSIYRTPSGSYYCAPCNKSFTSENSFGQHVESKKHKNQVNIKTQCNQTTTGNKKDKKKKKKQINKL; encoded by the exons atgtctAAAGGAAAAGTTATTGAGAATCCAGAAGTGCCAG gTTTTGAACGAATTCTGCCACCGCCGCcgattattttatcatcagaAATTACAGTGGATCCTTCAGTTCTGACAGCACCACctccaccaccaccaccattACCGTCACCGTCACCAGCAGCTATTGATCCGAGTGTGATAACGTCGCCACCACCTCCACCGGCACCAGTACCAGCGCCAGTACCAGGTCCTGGACCTGTTCCTGCTCCTGGAGCAATGCAGCCGCTGATGAATTCATATTATGCTAATCCCATTCCACCTCAGTCTGTTCCCTGGTGGATTCCTACGGAAGCCGACACCCAGGACACGTATCCATGGTACGCTGATCACAATCCGCGAGCAGCTTTTATCCAAACAGAAAAACCTAAACCAAAAGTACAAAAACGTAAACATGATGTCATTGATCCTGTTCAAGATGCTg aaaaaGTTGCGGCTGCTCAGCGTGAATTGACATCATTAATGAAACCACTTAAATGCGATCTTTGCAATGCCGTT ATGAATTCAACGCTGCAGGCTAAATTACATTATGATGGTAAACCTCATCAGAAAAAAGTATCCATGTACCTTAACCAGAGTGTAAAGAGGATTAAAAGTGACTCTGGGACAGTCAATACCGTTACCAATAATGACTGGGACAGTTACTGCGAT gtaTGTAAGACCTGGTTTACGTCGCAAACTGACGCAGCTCAGCATTACGCTGGAAAAAAACACATAAGAGCGACAACTGGAGCTTCTAAacacaa gacgcacaaaaaaaattcaaaccaaGTCCCGGTGGATCCGACTGGTAGATTTGGAATTGGAACGGGTTTCCATGGGAACAACAGCGTTCCGGTTGCTCCAGTCATAGTGCCGCCGGTAGCACCTCCAGTGGCGCCTCCAGTAATTCCAGTAGCGGCCCCGATAGTCCAGGTCGCACCTGTTCCGCCCGTGCCAGCTGTTAGCGAGATTGGTGTAGGATCACCGGGCGTTGCTGGACTCGAGGGATTCGCACCTGGAGCAGCGAGTTACGGTATGGCTTTACGTTGTGACTTGTGTGGAGTCTCGGCAAATCGACTGGAACAGCTGGAGACTCATCGACGTGGTGCTCGGCATCTTAAAATGATGCGGATGAGTGGTCTGGCACCTCCAGAATcca TGCAAGAACCCACGACAATCGACTATTCGATTTATCGTACGCCTTCTGGTTCTTACTACTGTGCGCCGTGCAACAAGTCGTTCACATCGGAAAATAGCTTTGGGCAACATGTGGAAAgtaaaaaacacaaaaaccAAGTAAACATAAAAACACAGTGCAATCAAACAACGACTGGtaataaaaaagacaaaaagaaaaaaaaaaaacaaataaataaattgtaa